A section of the Humulus lupulus chromosome 2, drHumLupu1.1, whole genome shotgun sequence genome encodes:
- the LOC133817477 gene encoding transcription factor bHLH162-like → MGTFVVEDLGKKEPVVLMDNHHKQHQQGTQSSAVTKIERRIVEKNRRNQMKVLFSRLNSLLPPENSKEALTLPDQVDEAINYIKSLEANVKKIKEKKKSLMGKKRSCSSTFQNDNVMGSLRSPKIEIHEMGSVLEIVLITGQDNQFIFYELIRILHEERADVTNAKYSVFGDSIFHVVHAEIVESIFSFGGTKISERVRRFVSGSCTDVESKADQWWDDFEIHPEMLEF, encoded by the exons ATGGGTACTTTTGTGGTTGAGGACTTGGGAAAGAAAGAACCAGTAGTACTTATGGATAATCATCATAAGCAGCACCAGCAGGGAACTCAGTCTTCTGCTGTGACCAAAATTGAAAGAAGAATTGTTGAGAAAAACAGAAGAAATCAGATGAAAGTCCTCTTTTCTAGGCTCAACTCTCTCCTCCCACCCGAAAATTCCAAG GAGGCACTAACATTGCCTGATCAAGTGGACGAAGCCATAAACTACATAAAAAGCTTAGAGGCAAATGTGAAGAAAATCAAGGAAAAGAAGAAGAGCTTAATGGGTAAAAAAAGATCTTGTAGTTCGACTTTTCAAAACGACAACGTTATGGGGAGCCTGAGATCACCAAAGATAGAAATTCATGAGATGGGGTCGGTTCTTGAGATAGTTCTCATAACAGGCCAAGATAATCAGTTCATTTTCTACGAGCTCATTCGCATACTTCATGAAGAACGAGCTGATGTCACAAATGCCAAATATTCAGTCTTTGGTGACTCAATTTTCCACGTAGTTCATGCAGAG ATTGTGGAGTCTATATTTTCTTTTGGTGGTACGAAGATAAGTGAGAGAGTGAGGAGATTTGTGAGTGGATCTTGTACTGATGTAGAATCAAAGGCAGATCAATGGTGGGATGACTTTGAAATCCATCCTGAAATGTTGGAGTTTTAA